AATTTGCTTGTTTCTTGCTTCTCTCTAGCCCCACTACGGTAGACATCCTTATCATTACCCTGAGTTTCCCTGAGGTCCTACTATAGTAGGAAGAACTACTAGTTCTTCTACTACTATAGAAGAACTAGTAGTTCTTCACTATTTCCATTGCAGCACCTGTATTGAATTCCTCCCTAGAGTGAGGCTGAGCAGCTTTTCCGGTGGGTTAAAGACTCGCAAGGAGAGACTACAGCATCCATCTGCCAAAAGATCAGATTAATTTCTTCATACAGAGCAGACACAGACCTGTATGTCCAGTGGTCTTCAGAGTCTCTAGGAGGGGAGTGGTAGGCTGTAGATGCCAGTGACACCATCTGAGAAGATGGAATATTGTTCCAGATCTGCAAAACTCAGTATTTTGCCTCAGTACTGCCCTCTAAAGTCAGGGTGAATTTAACACAACTTAAACACACTCCCACTTAAGGTACTTTTTATAAATATCATGTTCTCCTATGTGACCAAAATCAATTAGGTCACACACTCAACTGGGTAAAGCAAAGTCTGTGCCATGTGTCCTAATCATTATTTTGCCTAGTTTTCTAGCTTTCCAGAGATCTAATTTCCATGCAGGAGGGAATGTATCCCAATCATCTGTGTGTCCCCAAGTAGAGCGTGGCACTTAAATGTGtgctaaataattatttatttttaatttttattatttttgatatttattacatttatgttatgtatatttattttatagttattattttcagtatttattattatttatttatatataacaaagCAACTCGGTATCCTGCTTGCTCTCAGTATCCTCCTCCATTTCTAGAGTTTCTTTCCTCAGTCCCACTGTGTACTTTATTCTCTTGATTACTTATCTCCAGGGCCTTCCTGATGTTGAATGTCAGGAGAAACCAGGGCCCTCACTCTAATACACAAGGGCTATTACACACGACAACCTTCTTCTCAAGCCTTCTGTCACATTCCCTATCCCCCTGGCCCAATAGGGCGCTAGCTTCTGGTCACATCTCCCTGACTTGCCCATGCTGTTCTTCCAGCCTCTCCCCTCAACCACCACATTCTCTACTCTTACATGACAACCTACTACTCAACATTTAAGACTTAGATCAAATGCCCCCCTGCTCTGTGAGAAGTTTCCAAATTTCCAAGCAAATAAGTTGCTCTCCATTGGGCTCCCACAGCATTTTGTGCCTAAGTctaatcattaaatatttaataaatgcttacACAGCCTGTACTGCAGGAATTTAGCCCCTTGCATATCTGTCCTTCCCATCAGACTGAGCTCATGTAGGATAGTGACTGTAACTGACTCCTCTTGGTATCACCAAGGCCTGGCATCATGCCTGCCACTCACCAGGCATTACTAAGAGCTGACTGAATACTTGCACTAGTGAAGCAGCAGATTGGAAACAGCCCTGTACAGGGAGGTAGGAAGACAAggcacctcagtttcctcatctgtgtgtGAGAGACTAGAGAACCTCTTAAATTCATAACAACTCAAATTTTATAACAAATGGGGCAGCCCGTCTGGCTGACTGCTACAATCAGTGAACCAAATGTAAATCATGAATCAGTAGAAACACTGATAAAGCTTTACGATGCATGTCCATATTGGCTAGTTGTCTTTCCTTCAAAGTAAGAGCAAACTTCTGAAATTACATCTCCAGGCGCAAAAAAATAATTGCACACAACTGATTGCCCTCCCATCAGGCCTTGGTAATTGGAAAAGGCACGTGCGTTTCAGTTGGACGCTAAGCTAGAACCCAGATCCCCAGGCAACTTTGAACCTTATTGCTTGCCACTCAATCTGCACTCAGATTGAGAAGACGTGGTTGTAGTGAGGGGAGAGCGTAGGGGAACCAAGAGACAAAACAGTAGAAAAATGGAACTGCTTCGTTTACAACTTATCCAAGAATGTATATAACTTCAACTCAGACATTCTAATCAAGAGAaagtaaatatagtaaatattcaaCCACAACTGAACGGAGAAATGAGAAACTACTAGTCAATACAGTGTACCGGGTTGATGTAATTCCCCGTTAGATTCTCATTTTCTAGCATGCAAGAAACCGGCCTTACTCTCCTTTTTATCCCCAGAACCTAGCAGAGTAGAAAgcaacatttaataaatgtttcttgaactGAAATGGTTTATCTTTACAAAAACCCAAAGGGAAGGTCCAATTTAACACAATTTAAATTGTGTCCAATTTATCACAGCTGAAACTCCCCCCGCAGATTTTCCTAAGTTCCCTAAATTGAAGCCTTGATCTACGTCTCCTGAGAGCCACCGTAAGCTGAGCCGGACACGTCGGCCGGGCCCTGCTTCCCCGGTTCTCATCTCATCATCTCCCCAGGGCGTCTCATCGCCGTGGGTGCCCGGCTGCGCTACCTTGAGCACACAGTCCGACTGCAGTAGACATGCGCCCAGGTCCTCCTTCACACCCGCGCACGCGCCGCCCTTCGGCTTGTCCTCGTAATACTGGGGCATGGCTGCGCCTGCCGCCCCAGCTGCCGAGGCCGGCTTCGGGCCACAACGACTGTCACCCTGCTGGGGCGCGGATGGAAGGAACCGGAAGTCGGCAGCAACAACTTCCGGCGGGTCCCGGAACACTACGGGACCGAGAGGCCGCGCGCGCGGCGGAAGTGGACGCACGGGACGCGTCACGTCCCCAGTACTGGCTACGTTGCGGGAAGGGAAGTTGGCCCGGCGGCTGCTGGGCTTGGCTGCTGGGCGGAGGTGGTGGGCTAGCTTGGGTCCCTTGGAGGCCTCAGCGGGGCTTCAGGTGAGACCTGAGGACCGCTCCGTCCGTGCGCGGCTTCGGCTCGCCCGGCGCCTTTTTCTCCCGCCCCTCACAGTCCGACAAAGCCCACGGCCCTGGAGTGACCGTAGCCGGGTCCGTCTGCTCGGCGGGCGGTAGGGTTGCGGGTAAATCAAGGACGCCCAGTTACACTTGAATTTCACGTAGACTACGGACAACGTCCGACACAGTGTTTCGGACGTGCTTCTACTAAAAATTACACCTGTATCGGAGATTCGAATGTAACTGGGCGACCTGTGTCTTTATTTGCTAAATATGGCAACCTCACCCGCAGCCCGGGGTAGACGAGGAGCCTCTGGGCTCGGAGAGGCGCTGCTTGGCGGCAGGGAGGCCTGGGAGGTAGAGGGTGTGGAGCGGGGACGTGGGCTGCGGGTTCGTGAGCCTGCTCTCACGGGGCTGCAGATTGATTCCACCGGACTCCCACGCCGCCATTCCCTCTGCTGAACTATTCAGGGAGTAAAACGCCATGGCCTcgagttttgtttttatatcccaTTCCAGTGAAGGAGTTTTTTGATGGTCTTGCACTGATGGACCTGTGTGAACAGGCCTTTTATTTTACCTCGTTGGTAACATTGTttctaatggatttttaaaacggATTCTCCTAACGACTTGATTAAGAGCAGGGGATTTTGGCTCCGTAGCCATCTCCGTGCTCATGAAGGAGTCACTTTACCTCCtagtgattttctttctctctccctccttcccctttcccgtctctctctgcttccctccccctgaCCCGTgctgcctcccccctccctcctgcttaaCAGTAACTACCTGGGTGGGCTGCCTGAGGAGAGAAGTGAAGTGTGGGAAACTTAGGGACCCGGTAGGAGCGCTATGAAGGTTCAGAAGGTTGTGGTGCTCCCCTTGCTTGAAGTGCAGTGGGCAGTTCTTGAGCCCCCAAATAAGCCTCAGAACCaccttcattagtttttgacccCTCTTACCAAGGATTGTGGCAGAAAGGTAAGATGACCTCCCTCCTAAATATCTCACAAGAGGGTTGTTGGTAGCCAATAGTTTCTCAAGATTActtgtaaaagaaaatttttttttcttccatctagGAAGATGTTACCAAGTATTTCAGTGAATTCCCCAGTGCAGGGGAACGGAGTGTTGAACTCCAGGGATGCAGCAAGACACACAGCTGGAGCAAAACGCTACAAATACCTGAGAAGACTTTTTCGTTTTCGGCAGATGGACTTTGAGTTTGCTGCATGGCAGATGCTCTACCTATTTACTTCCCCACAGAGAGTTTACAGAAATTTTCATTATCGAAAGCAGACAAAGGATCAGTGGGCCAGAGATGACCCTGCTTTCTTGGTCCTGTTAAGTATTTGGCTCTGTGGTAAGTGTTAGTTTTACAGTAGAGTTGAAGAATGGTTttagaaggttttatttttttatttgagagagagcgcgagtgagcatgagtgtgcacaagtagggggaagggcagagggagaaggagaacaagttccatgctgagcagggagccccatgcagggcttgatcccaggaccccaagccgaagattaactgactgagccacccaggcaccccaaactgaGTGTTTTAGATTGTACTTGTCATTTGCAGAATTGCGGGTCAGAATTTGGGATATTTGAAGctgttccttcctttctgaagCCTCAAATATCTCATAGGAAAGAATGTTATATTCTTTCTAGTTCTGAAAGTCCCAAGCAGATGCCAGAGTAAATTTTCCCCCCAGATCTTTGAAAAGCAGAGGACAGAGTAACTGTGTGTTTTAAATGCTATGATAAGTAAGTTGATACTAAATAAGTAAGTTGATACTAAATTCCTATCGGGATGGGAGATTGCATTTCACAGGCAAATCTAGAGTGAGTTCTGAAAGTACTGATGTGAACTTGAGAAACTACTTTTAAATTCTCCAATACTGTAGTGAGAGAGTCCTAACCACCTTTACAGTGTAAATGTGTAAGATTTTTTTCACCTTTCCCTGGACTTAAGTATGTGAGTGCCTATTCAGAACTAGTGGTCTTTTAAATGTTGGGACTCCCCTGGGGAGCCACAGACAGGGACATCTACAGTTAGTTCAGTAGCCATTCTGTGTTTCAGGGTAGTCTGCTTTTCTCAATTCTGTATACATATAACACATCTTTGGGGTTTTGTTTACATGACTGTCTCCTCCATTACGCATGTGGGCATCTGGAGGGCAGGGATTTGCCCCGCCCATATCTCCAGAACCTAGCAGAACCTAGATTTATCATGCAAATCTTTCTTTCAGTGTCCACTATAGGATTTGGCTTTGTCCTGGACATGGGATTTTTTGAGACGATAAAGCTGCtcctttgggttgttttcatagATTGTGTAGGCGTTGGTCTTCTCATATCAACTTTAATGTGGTAAGTACTATAACTTTGGTTTTTCAAGTCCTGCTGTGGAGCCTGCATTTGCTTCCATTAGAAATACAGTAGCTGATGATAATTGAAACCAGTAACATGAACTGAAAGCatgagttaaattttttttattattggagtttagttgacatacaattttatattcgtttcaggtgtatagCACAGGGATTTGACAGTTATATACTTTATGAAATGTTCATCAAGATAAGTATAGTTACCACTTGTCACCATACAGTGTTGTTACATTATTGACAGTATTCCTTGTAATGTACTTTGTCTGTGtctgatttattttgtaactggaagtttgtacctctgaATCCCCTCTACCTAATACCGCCCATTCCTTTAACTCCATCTCCtctaccagtttgttctttatatttatgaacctgtttctgttttttgttcattttgttttttagatctgCATGTAAGTGAAAtgatacggtatttgtcttttctgacatATTTCATATATGATTATACCCTCTAGTTGTCACtgatggcaagatctcattcttttcttgaCCAAGTAATTTTCcatcatgtgtgtgtgcgtgtttgtataatacatatatatgccattttttctttatccattcaactattgCTGGGTACTAAGATTGCTACCCAGTACTGGTACTGCGGGATCATTGggtatttctcattttaattttttgatatacCTTCATACTATTTTTCACAGTGGTTGCTCCAgattatattcccaccagcagtgcacaagggttgtCTTTTCTGTACATCCTTGGCAACACTggtttttccttgtctttttgatactagccattctgaccggtataaggtggtatctcattgtacttttgacttccatttccctgatggtgagtgatgctgagcatcttttcatgggtcagttggccatttgtatgtcttctttgaaaaaaatgttctgttcctctgcccattttttaattggatattttttttagtgttgtataagtttttattttggataCGAACCCCTTATCAAATGTATCACTTGCAAATAAATCTCTTCTCATATTCActtggttgcctttttattttgttcgtggtttcctttgctatgcaaagctttttaatttggtgtagtcccaatagttcatttttgcttttgtttaccttgcctgaggagacagatcCATAGAAATGTTGCTGAGGCCAATGTCCAAAAGAtaactgcttatgttttcttttaggagttttatggcttcatgTCTCATATGtagttctttaatccattttgaatttatttttgtgtatggtgtaagaaagtggaccattttcattctttggaatgtaactgtccagtttttccaacaccatttattgaagagactgtcttccccATTGTATATGGTTTTCTCCTTTGTCATAGGTTGACCATGTAAGTGTTAGTCTATTTCTTGGGTCTATATCcagttccattgatctgtctggttttgttttgtgtgagttttgttgttgttgttgttttagagaacatgagagcaagcaggggtgagggagcagagggagagaaagagagaatcttaagcaggctccagtgCCCAGCGTgaaggttgtctaatttgttgtcTTATAACTTTTTATAGTAATCTGTtgtaatcctttgtatttctgtggtatcagttgttacttctctttcatttttggttttacttacttgagttctgtctctttttcttttctggctgtgtgttttatcaattttgtttatcttttcaaagaaccagctcttggttttgttgattattctattgtttttatcagttcctatttcatttctttttactctgatttttattactttcttatttctgttaACTTTAGGTTTTGCTTGTCATCTTTTCTCATGcttaggtgtaaagttagattacttgaaatttttgttgtttttttttttttgaggtatgcCTGTTAGAACTTCCCTCttggaactgcttttgctgtgtcccaaacaTTTTTGGaacattgtgtttccattttcatttgtctcaaggtattttttttatttcctctttggttttgttgttgtatattgttgttgttttgttgtattttagtAGCAGGTTGTTTAGCCTTCACATGTTTAtggtttttccagttttgttttgttttgtaattgatttctagtttcataccatgtAGTTGGAAAAGAtccttgatatgatttcagtcttactaaatttattgagatttgttttatggcctCAAATGTGATTTGTTCTGGAGAGCGTTttatatgcacttgaaaagattgtgtattctgctctttttggatggaatattctgtgtATATGCATCTGATAAGTTATCTAAAGCTACTCCTTCCATATTGATTTTgtctagatgatctatccattgatgtaagtgggttGTTAAGGTCCCCTAttttgtattactatcaatttaagattttatttatttgacagagagagatcacaagtaggcagagaggcaggtggtggtgttaggggaagcaggctccctgctgagcagagagcctgatttgggggttaatcccaggaccctgagatcatgacctgagccgaaggcagaggcttaacccattgagccacccaattgCCCCTATTACTATCAATTTCTGTATTTGTGTCTGTTAGTATTTGCcttatgtatttgggtgttccTGTGTTGggtacatagatatttataattgttatgttCTTTTGTTGGATCATTTATCATTATGTAGtgcctttatcattatgtagtgcCTTGTTTTGGCTCTTGTTACAGTGTTTTGAAGCATATTTCATGTGAAAGAAGTATTGCTACCCTGAGAAGTAATACCTAcgtatttctttttttggggggtggggggcttccaTCTGCATAGAGTATCtttttttccaccccttcactttcagtctgtatatGTCTATAGGTTTGAAGTGAGTCTTGCTGTCAGCATATAGCTGGGtcttgttattttatccattcagtcgtcgtatgtcttttttttttttttttaa
This genomic interval from Mustela lutreola isolate mMusLut2 chromosome 9, mMusLut2.pri, whole genome shotgun sequence contains the following:
- the UNC50 gene encoding protein unc-50 homolog; this translates as MLPSISVNSPVQGNGVLNSRDAARHTAGAKRYKYLRRLFRFRQMDFEFAAWQMLYLFTSPQRVYRNFHYRKQTKDQWARDDPAFLVLLSIWLCVSTIGFGFVLDMGFFETIKLLLWVVFIDCVGVGLLISTLMWFISNKYLVKRQSRDYDVEWGYAFDVHLNAFYPLLVILHFIQLFFINHVILTDTFIGYFVGNTLWLVAVGYYIYVTFLGYSALPFLKNTVILLYPFAPLILLYGLSLALGWNFTHTLCSFYKYRVK